The genomic window TTGGCGCCGACCGTGTCGATCATCCACGCGCAGTGCAGTACCTGCAGCCGCGCCTGGTCGATCTCGATCCGGGAGTTGGCGATGTGCTCCTGCACGACGCCCTGGTCGGCCAGCCGCGAGCCGAAGGCCACTCGGCTCTTCGCCCGGTCGACCATGAGCGCCAGTGCCCGCTCGGCCATCCCGATGGCGCGCATCGCGTGGTGGATGCGTCCCGGGCCCAGGCGCGCCTGCGCGATCATGAACCCGTCACCCTCCTGGCCGAGGAGGTTGTCCACCGGCACCCGCACGTCGTGGAAGACGATCTCGGAGTGGCCGTGCTGGTCCTGGTAGCCGAAGAGCGGCAGGTGCCGCTCGATGGTCAGGCCCGGGGTGTCCCGCGCCACCAGGACCATCGACTGCTGGCGGTGGGTCGCCGCGTCGGGATCGGTCTTGCCCATGACGATGAAGATCTCGCACCGGGTGTCGGCGACGCCGGTGATCCACCATTTGCGGCCGTTGATGACGTACTCATCGCCCTCGCGGCGGATGACGGTCTGGATGTTCGTGGCGTCCGAGGACGCGGCGTCCGGCTCGGTCATCGCGTAGGCCGAGCGGATCGTGCCCTCCTTCAGCGGCTCGAGCCAGCGCTGCTTCTGCTCCGGCGTGCCGAAGTGGTGCAGCGTCTCCATGTTGCCGGTGTCCGGGGCCTGGCAGTTGATCGCCTCCGGCCCGATGACCGGCGACCAGCCGGAGATCTCAGCGATCGGCGCGTACTCCAGGTTGCTCACGCCCGACCACTCCGGGAGGAAGAGGTTCCACAGGTCGCGCCGGCGCGCCTGCTCCTTCAGCTCGGCCATCACGGGCGGGTGCTCGTGCGGGCCGTGCTCGCGCAGGTACTGCGCCCATGTCGCCTCGGCCGGGAGGACGTGCTCGCGCATCAGCTCCCACATCGACTCCTGCAGCTCGAGGGTGCGGGGGCTGGGGGTGAAGTCCATCTGTGTGCTCCTGGGAAGTGGGTGGTCGGTGGTCGGTCAGTGCAGGGTCGTCCCACCGTCGACGGCGAGCGTCGTGCCGGTGATGAAGGAGGACGCATCCGAGGCGAGGAAGAGCACCGCGGAGTCGAGCTCGCCCTGCCGGCCGAGCCGGTCGAAGAGCGTGCGGGAGGTGATCGTGGCGAGCAGCTGCTCGGGGATCTCGTCGGTCATCTCCGAGGCGAAGTAGCCCGGCGCCACGGCGTTGACGCGGATGCCGCGCCGACTCCCCCACTGCGCGGCCAGATCCCGCGTCAGGCCCAGGACGGCCGCCTTGGTCGAGGAGTAGGCTGCCTGCGGTGCGACGCCGGCGGTCAGGCCGAGGATGCTGGCGATGTTGACGATGCTCGAGCCCGGCTGCATCACGGCGGCGCACTCCTTGGCCATCCAGTACGCGCCGTTGAGGTTGATGTCGACGACCTTGCGGAAGTCCTCCGGCGACTCCTTCAGCGCCGGCACCGCGGTACCCAGGCCCGCATTGTTGACCAGCACGTCGACCCGCCCGTGCTCGTCCATCGCGGCCCGCACCAGGTCGGCGCACTGCTGCGGGTCGACCACGTCGCAGGAGAGCGTCGACACGATGCCCCCGTGGCCACGGATCTCCTCGGCGACCGCCTCCAAGCGTTCCCGTCGCCGAGCCGCGAGGACGACCGTCGCGCCCGCCGAGGCCAACGCCTTGGCGAAGCCCGCACCCAGCCCCGAGGAGGCTCCGGTGATGATCGCGACTCGGCCGTCGAGGCGGAAGCGGTCGAGGACCGGGGCTTCGCTCCCTTCGCCGGTCCGGGGGTCGATCGGGGTGCGGTGATCAGACATCAGTGGCTCCGGAGTGGGTGTCGAGGATCGTGTGGCCGTGGTCGACGAGGTGGCGGATGCTCTCCCCGATGTCGTCGCCGAACTCCTGGCCGGCCATGTCGCCGGCCTCGGCGCGCGTGGCCACGCCCTGCGCGATGGCCGAGAACTTGAAGCACGAGAACGCCCGGTACCACGGCAGGGCGGCCGGGTCGGTCCCGGTCGCCGCGCAGTAGCGCTCGACGAGGCGGGACGAAGGGGGCCACCCCGGTTTCGTGCTCAGGCTCGGGATGAGCGGGATGACCGGGCCGTCCGGATCACCCCAGTACATCGCGGTCAGCGCGAGATCGGCGATCGGGTCGCCGAGGGTGGACAGCTCCCAGTCGAGCACCGCGCGGATGCGCCCCGGGTCGCCGGTGTCGTAGACGCAGTTGTCCATCCGATAGTCACCGTGGACGATCCGCGAGCGCGGCGAGGTCGGCATCGACTCACGCAGCCGCGCTACCAGGCCCGGCAGGCGGGGGGCCTGTACCGACACGGTGGCCTTCTCCGACTGGCCGAGCCACCGGCGCAGCTGCCGCTCGAGGTACCCGTCGCGACGAGAGAGGTCACCCAGACCGGCCTCGTCCGGGTCGACCGCGTGCAGCGCGACGAGGACGTCGACGAGGGCATCCGCCATCGCCTTCTTACTGTGCTCGTCCTGCGCGTACCCCGGGGGCAGTTCGTCCCGGATGACGTGCCCGCGGACCTCCTCCATGACGTAGTACGGCACGCCCAGGTCATCGCCCGTGGTCTCGTTGACGACGACGTGCGCGACCGGGACGCCGGACCCGGCCAGCCCGACCTGGATCCGCGCCTCGCGGCCCATGTCATGGGCGCTGGGCAGCAGATCCCCGGTCGGCGGACGCCGCAGGATCAGCCGGTCGCCATCGGCCTTGGTCAGCACGAACGTGAGGTTCGACTTCCCGCCGGCGATCAGCTCGGCGGTGAAGTCACGCCACGCGTCGCGGCCGGTGGCGGCGGCGATCCGTGGCCCGACGACCGCCGGGCGCAGCAGGTCCTCCAGCTGGTCCTGGGGTGTTGGCGTGTCGTCCGGTGCCATGGGTTCCCTTCGCGCGTTACCGAGCGATCGATCGGTCGGTGTGTACTCTGGTCAGCGCACGACCGGATGTCAAGCGTGACGACACCGGGCCGGACGGCGGGACGACAGGAGCCATGCATGACTCACGAGCACTGCATGACCACGGATTGGCGCAGCTTCGGGCCGGACATGCTCACCCCCGCCCTGCGGGCCGCGTTGGGCGTCTTCGTCCGGGAGGGATACCACGGGACGTCGATCCGCTCGATCGCCGGGGCGGCCGGCCTGTCCGTCCCGGGGCTCTACCACCACCACCGCTCCAAGCAGGCGATCCTCGACGCGATAGTCACGGCGACGATGACCGAGATGCTCGCCCACAGCCACGCTGCCGAGGACGACTCGGACGGCACCGCACGCGGCCGGTTCGACAACCTCGTCGAGGCCCTGGTGCGCTTCCACATGGAGCGTCGGGACCATGCCTTCCTCGCCTCGACCGAGATGCGCAGCATGGATCCCCAGGTGCTGGCTCGGCACATCGCGCAACGTGACGAGCAGCAACGCCTGCTCGAGGCGGCCATCTCCGACGGTGTCGCGGACGGCAGCTTCGTCAGCGCCTACCCCGCCGATGCAGCACGCGCGGTCTCGTCGCTGTGCGTCTCGATCGCCACGTGGTACCGGCCCGACGGTCCCCTGACCGAGGACGAGGTCATCGAGCGACACCTGGACTTCGCCCGTCGGATCGTCGGCGCAGCGTGACGAGCCGTGCCGGGGGCGGTCCGGCACAGCGCTTGATCACTTCGCGAGGAAGCCGGCGAAGACCTCGTACATGAAGTCCGTGCCCTGCTTGAGCGCCTCGACGAAGATGCGCTCGTTGTTGCCGTGCATCCCGATCAGCTGCTCGTTGCTCAGCACGTAGGGGTACACGCCGTAGCCGGGCACCCCCTTCGCCCGCCACGGGTCCAAGCTGGTGCCCGCCTCAAAGAGTGCCGGCGCGAAGGGGGTCCCTTCGTACGTCTTTTCCGTCGCCGACTCCATGGCCCGCCAAAGGTCGGTGTCGAGGTCGGCCGGCGGGGTCGCCCACGTCTCGTCGAGCGACGCGAGCTGCTCCTCCTCGCTCACGCCGTCGGGCACGACGAGTTTGACCTCGACGTCGCGGTCGGCGAGGAGCCCGCGCACCTTCGCGAGGAAGTCGCGCGGCTTCTCCCCACCGGGGATGCCACGGCAGTTCACGCGCACCTCTGCCGAGGACGGGATGACGTTCTCCTTGTAGCCCGCCTCCTCGATGACGAAGGCATGCGTGGTGCGCAGCAGCGCTCGATGCAGATACGGGTAGTCGGAATGCTTGACGACCAGTCGCGCGGCCCGCTCCCGCACCCAGTCGCTCCTCGTGCGGAGCAGCAACCGAATGGCACCGGCGAACCGCCGGTCGTCCGTCGTGTCCTGCACCGCCTCGAAGTACTCACGGGTGACGTCGGTCAGGTGGACCGGCGCCTCCCACTCCCCCAACTCGCTCACGGCGCGGGAGAGCGTGACGACAGCCGTCTCGTCAGGGATCGGCTTCGAGGAGTGGGTGGCCACCCCCTTCGCCGTGATGTCGATGTTGAAGTAGACGTTGTCCTGGCGGGTGGCCGTGATGAGCATCGGCGTCGTGGAGTCGCTCTGCGCGAGGAACCAGCCGCCCTCGGTCAGGACCGACCCGGCGTCGATCTTGTCCCAGTGGTGCTCGGCCAACCACCGCGAGCCATAGGAGCCGGCCTCCTCGTCGCAGTCGGTGAGCACGATGATGTCCCGGTCGAACTCGGCGCCCTCGTCGAGGTGACGGAGCATGGCGCTGATGGACGCCGAGTTGGCGCCCTTCATGTCCAGGGCACCGCGGCCGTAGATCTCGCCGTCGATGACCTTCCCGGCGAAGGGGTCGACGTCCCAGTTGTCCTCCTCCACCGGGACGACGTCCGAGTGACCCAGCAGGAGCAATGGCTCGGCCGAGCCCTTACCGGGGATACGGGCTATGACGTGCACGTTGTCCGGCTGCGGCGTCTCGATGATCTCGACGGGCACGCCGGCGTTCTCCCAGATCGTCTTGAGCCACTCGCCGTGCGCACGGGTCTTGCCGCCCTCGCCGTAGTTCTGCGTGTCGTAGGACAGCATCCGCTTGAGCAGGTCGACCGGGTCCTTGTCGGCTGCCGGGATGGCTGCCCCGGTCAGGCTCGTCGCAGACTGCGAGGGTCGCGCGTAGGCGGTCGCGCCCCCGGCTGCCGTCAAGCCCAGGGCCGCCGCACCGATGCCACCGAGGACAGCCCGTCGCGGCAGTCCTTCCCCGGTGGGCGTGCGTTCGAGCTGGTGATCCATGTCGACTCCTTTGTCTTGTGGGTCCTCCGTACGCTGCTCGCAGCGCCCTTGTCGCACAACGGGGTCCGTGGATCGCTCTCGATGAGCGGTCGCTTGCTGAGGCCGGCGGCAGCACCCTTCCGCTGCACTGGTCAGTCCGTGAAGCGGTACGGGTGAGTAGGTGACCAAGCCGTGACGAAGGGGTCGCAGCCAGCCTCCGTGGGGCTCTCCTCGTGGGCGCAGCTCTCAGGTCGGCGGCTGGTGTGGGATCGCCAGTGGTCGTGAGCCGCGGCCACTGGGCTCTCATTCCCGCAGGGAGCCGATCTCCTCACCTGCGTCCGGGTAGGCCGCCAGCACTTCCTCGATGTCGATGTACTGCGGCAGGTCCTGCGCGTCCTGGTGCTGCAGGAGGTACTGGATCGTCGCCCGGGCCGTGCTCTCGTCCGGGCCGAGCAGTCCGTCGCTGCTGTCC from Janibacter cremeus includes these protein-coding regions:
- a CDS encoding acyl-CoA dehydrogenase family protein, which gives rise to MDFTPSPRTLELQESMWELMREHVLPAEATWAQYLREHGPHEHPPVMAELKEQARRRDLWNLFLPEWSGVSNLEYAPIAEISGWSPVIGPEAINCQAPDTGNMETLHHFGTPEQKQRWLEPLKEGTIRSAYAMTEPDAASSDATNIQTVIRREGDEYVINGRKWWITGVADTRCEIFIVMGKTDPDAATHRQQSMVLVARDTPGLTIERHLPLFGYQDQHGHSEIVFHDVRVPVDNLLGQEGDGFMIAQARLGPGRIHHAMRAIGMAERALALMVDRAKSRVAFGSRLADQGVVQEHIANSRIEIDQARLQVLHCAWMIDTVGAKDARFEISAIKVIAPQVACAVIDRAIEIFGAGGVSDDFPLAYFYAWARALRIVDGPDAVHRRTIARGELKRTPPFVG
- a CDS encoding SDR family NAD(P)-dependent oxidoreductase — translated: MSDHRTPIDPRTGEGSEAPVLDRFRLDGRVAIITGASSGLGAGFAKALASAGATVVLAARRRERLEAVAEEIRGHGGIVSTLSCDVVDPQQCADLVRAAMDEHGRVDVLVNNAGLGTAVPALKESPEDFRKVVDINLNGAYWMAKECAAVMQPGSSIVNIASILGLTAGVAPQAAYSSTKAAVLGLTRDLAAQWGSRRGIRVNAVAPGYFASEMTDEIPEQLLATITSRTLFDRLGRQGELDSAVLFLASDASSFITGTTLAVDGGTTLH
- a CDS encoding phosphotransferase family protein, whose amino-acid sequence is MAPDDTPTPQDQLEDLLRPAVVGPRIAAATGRDAWRDFTAELIAGGKSNLTFVLTKADGDRLILRRPPTGDLLPSAHDMGREARIQVGLAGSGVPVAHVVVNETTGDDLGVPYYVMEEVRGHVIRDELPPGYAQDEHSKKAMADALVDVLVALHAVDPDEAGLGDLSRRDGYLERQLRRWLGQSEKATVSVQAPRLPGLVARLRESMPTSPRSRIVHGDYRMDNCVYDTGDPGRIRAVLDWELSTLGDPIADLALTAMYWGDPDGPVIPLIPSLSTKPGWPPSSRLVERYCAATGTDPAALPWYRAFSCFKFSAIAQGVATRAEAGDMAGQEFGDDIGESIRHLVDHGHTILDTHSGATDV
- a CDS encoding TetR/AcrR family transcriptional regulator produces the protein MTTDWRSFGPDMLTPALRAALGVFVREGYHGTSIRSIAGAAGLSVPGLYHHHRSKQAILDAIVTATMTEMLAHSHAAEDDSDGTARGRFDNLVEALVRFHMERRDHAFLASTEMRSMDPQVLARHIAQRDEQQRLLEAAISDGVADGSFVSAYPADAARAVSSLCVSIATWYRPDGPLTEDEVIERHLDFARRIVGAA
- a CDS encoding M20/M25/M40 family metallo-hydrolase: MDHQLERTPTGEGLPRRAVLGGIGAAALGLTAAGGATAYARPSQSATSLTGAAIPAADKDPVDLLKRMLSYDTQNYGEGGKTRAHGEWLKTIWENAGVPVEIIETPQPDNVHVIARIPGKGSAEPLLLLGHSDVVPVEEDNWDVDPFAGKVIDGEIYGRGALDMKGANSASISAMLRHLDEGAEFDRDIIVLTDCDEEAGSYGSRWLAEHHWDKIDAGSVLTEGGWFLAQSDSTTPMLITATRQDNVYFNIDITAKGVATHSSKPIPDETAVVTLSRAVSELGEWEAPVHLTDVTREYFEAVQDTTDDRRFAGAIRLLLRTRSDWVRERAARLVVKHSDYPYLHRALLRTTHAFVIEEAGYKENVIPSSAEVRVNCRGIPGGEKPRDFLAKVRGLLADRDVEVKLVVPDGVSEEEQLASLDETWATPPADLDTDLWRAMESATEKTYEGTPFAPALFEAGTSLDPWRAKGVPGYGVYPYVLSNEQLIGMHGNNERIFVEALKQGTDFMYEVFAGFLAK